ttttttatttatttattggaagAAACTCATTGGCACGTATCTATTAAGCTCCTGTCAGACGCGGCTTTGACATCTAAGTCGTGACAATAGAAATGCAGCAGCTGCTTGACCAAAGCTAGCTAGCGGATTCAAGAAGTGTGTCTAAAAATTTATCTCTCCATGGCAAGCACTTGCAGAATATGTGTTCTCGTTATAGTAAGTGTATTCTTGCTTGGTTTTAGTGCCTTGTTTGTCTATATTCTTTATGGTTTAGTGTGTATAACTGGTACATCAATTACGAAGAGCCATGGGAGCCCTGAGAGCCCTGAGAGCCCTGATAAGTGCGTCCCGTCTGCCTGCGGTAACATCAACAACATAATCAGCCCCTTTCGACTAGCCAACGATACAGATCAAAGCAACTGCACGAACTGGGATTACTACAACTACAACCTCTATTGTGACTACAACCTCACAGTACTGACAATAGATTGGGGAAAATACTATGTGCAGGCAATCAACTACGACAACTTCACAATCCGAGTTGTAGATCCTGGCATTCGCAACAATGATTTCTCCTCCATCCCCCGTTATTCGCTTTCCATTTACAACTTAACTTCTCATCTTCGATTAGCATCAAGTACAACACCTATAACTTTCTTCAAGTGTGCAAAAGCAGTGAACTCGTCTGTGATGAGAACATATAATTATGTCAAGCATGGGAATATAACGGCATCAAATATGGAGGACGGGTGCAGAATAGAGTGGACGACTTTGATGAGTAAGTCGTTCTTGTACGAAAAGGAGAGAAACTTTTCTTATCATGACATACACAGCGCACTGGGGTATGGCTTTGAGCTTCAATTCCGATTTCTCAAGACCCGCCGCAGATTCGGTTTGTGAATTACTTGCTATATTCCAAGTCTACAATTTCTTACTAAAACTTTCTGAATTTCTCCAAATGTCACGTGTTTAAATCTATTATCTATGACTTTTGTTACACTTTATTCCTCATtttcaatcatttgttttgtttagttttaattgaaataagGCGATACAGGGCTGAAAATGAGAAAGACATAAGAAGAAAATACGTCAAATattctttgaaaataaaattctcaaaattttaaatagttttattACTTGTAGTATTTTGTCTGGCTAATTTAAATTCCCTTCGCTCTTCTTCACATTCCTCATATGATGTAGTCTTCAAACTTATTGTCAAGCCTTTgattttggtcactttttcTTGTATCTCTTGCAGTTATATACAATTGGAAGATACTCGGTAAGAGTTCGCAtatttctttagtgaagaATTGTATTTCCTATCAGTCAATCGAAAAAACATATGGAAGCAAAGAGTAAggtttttaatatattatatccAATAAAGCATGTCATTTGTGATTCTTTTTGTGATGTTGCTTTGCAGGAACATATTTCCTAATAAAATCTATATTTGGGGTTCCATTTCTGGCTGCTTTTCTAATCTACAAACGGCGAAGAATGCATTTGTCAATGTATAGCAGCATAGAAGATTTCCTGCAAAGTGATAACAACCTCATTCCGATAAGGTACTCTTACTCAGATATTAAAAAGATGACCAGTAGATTCAATGAGAAGTTGGGTGAAGGAGGTTATGGCTCTGTATTTAAAGGAAAGTTACGAAGTGGTCGATTTGTAGCAGTTAAAATGTTGGAGAAGCCTAAAGCTAATGGACAAGATTTCATAAGTGAGGTAGCTACTATTGGGAGGATTCACCATTTTAATATGGTTCAACTTGTTGGTTATTGTGTTGAGGGATCAAAGCGTGCCTTAATTTATAACTTCATGCCAAATGGATCTCTTGATAAATACATTTATTGCAAAGAAGGAAGCAACCCCTTAAGTTGCAGGAAAATGTATGAGATTTCTCTTGGAGTGGCTCAAGGGATCGAATATCTACATCAAGGTTGTGACATGCAAATTCTACATTTTGACATCAAGCCTCACAATATTCTTCTTGATGAGAATTTCATCCCAAAGATTTCTGACTTTGGGCTTGCAAAGCTATATCCGGTAGGAAATACCATTGTCTCTTTGACAGCAGCAAGAGGAACAATGGGATACATGGCTCCTGAGTTGTTCTACAAAAATATTGGAGGCGTCTCATACAAAGCTGATGTCTACAGTTTTGGAATGTTGTTGATGGAAATGGCAAGTAGAAGGAAGAATTTGAACACATCCATAGAGCATTCaagccaaatttattttcctctttgggtCTCAAACCAATTTTGCATGGGCAAAGAGTTTGAGATGGATGATGCTAcagaagaggaaaagaaaataataaaaaagatgatTATAGCTGCTTTATGGTGTATACAATTGAAGCCAAGCGATCGTCCTTCGATGAACAAAGTTATAGAGATGCTTGAGGGAGAGGTTGAATGCTTGCAACTCCCTCCCAAGCTTCTTTTATGTCCACAACAAGAGATGCCCAGAGACAATCTTCATGGTAATTCGAATCCAATGTGTTCTAACACAGAGCTAACATGTAGTACTCTGTCAGCTAGGTGATGAGTAGGACTCAACTAGAGTTTCAACtttaatttcagttttattattatttacgctataagaaaaatatatgggTTCAAGTTGCATACATTAAAACTacgtttttattttgaactaGTACTTGTGTGGTTTTGCTCCTCTGCCACCACAAGCATCGCCCTCGTTGTCATAATCACTACCACCGCCACTGAGTCATATCTcatatattgattttttttttttttttaaggaaaatgcTAAGGAGATCAACTCTAGTAAAATTTACATGTAACCGGTATAATACAATTTTGCTATCCTGAACTAATAACACAATGATACGTGGAAAAGTTATCATATATGCCATTGCGTTATTAGTTGGGAATAGCAAAAAGTGTTATCCCGTTACATGACAGTTTCCCCTTCATCTTTAGAGACCAACTTATGTACCATCTCTCTAATAGAGATGGGATCTATGGTATTAGTGGGCCTTACCTTTATTACAGAGATGGTACACAAGTTGATGATGTCGCCTTAGCATGaccctttattttttatataaataaaatttaaatattgtaTTTAAATGTCACTTATGATTGAAAAAGAATCTTGAGCGACAGCCATTGGCCCCCACTTCAATTTTCTGAAGATGGAATTGGTCATTGCACCAATGATCACATGGAAGAAAGTCATTAGCAATACGCAAATTGAAAAAGATAGATCAGCAAATGCTCGAGGCCAATAAGTAGTGACAATAAAGCAACACACAAAATGCAAAGGGCGGCAATACAAATGCAAGGGGCTGCTTCATCAAAGTGAGTGAATTGAAGGAGTGTCTTAAAATCTCTCGTAATAGCAATTGCTGTTTCTCTTGTTCTTGGTCTCAGGTTttgcctttttcttgtttctcaaTTAATCTACGAATCTACTACAGCTAAGCACAACAACGGCAATGGAAAGTGCATCCCGTCTTCCTGCGGTGGCATCCACAATATAACTTTCTTCAAGCGTGCAAAGGCAGTGATCTCATCATCTATGTATAAGGACACTACTGTTATTTCGGGCACTAATTGTATTTGATGTTGGTTCTCTGAATCTTCAAGCATGTGCTTTGTAGCGATTCCTTCAAGCAACTAATGAGTAAGATATTTTCACAGCAATAAGCATGTGCTCTGTTGGCAATGGCAGATTAATCTTTGTCAATcttttacaataaaatataCCAAATCATTTACAAAGAACTTGGAGGaggctataaaaaaaaaaaaaaaggcatgtaGATTAGAGGCTTgacattttattgttttaaattcaCAGGTTGTTCgctctaattttttattgaacttGGAGttgggagaaaagaaaaaaaaaagaaaaaagaagaagcgtTGATTTAATATAGGTGTCCACTTCGAGAGAACTATTCAcatagagagaaaaaaaaaaaaagggaacgTAAACatagaaaaacagagaaaaaagatagaagaaaagagagcacAAACTTCACCCCGGCTCAGTAGGCTCAGCTTGGCCCTGTCTGGTGGGTTTGAGAAAGGCTTcgaattttttgaaaaaatccaGCCCAACTCAACCtgtaattttctctctcttaattGAAGCCCGATCTAACTCGACCTAAATCTAATAAATTTAGGCTGAGCCAACCCGGGGCATTGATGAGCCCTAGTTACAAATCAGGCCAATAATACTCCCGAAAGGCTATAATGCGGGGTAAGTTTTAAGGAGTTCACTTTATAGCcatcaaatcaatcaaagaGCTGTGGACAGTTGAGATAAAATTTTACAACCGGGTAGGTGAGGaacccaaacccaaatttaataCCTAGcaagtttgaagtttgaacaAAAACCCATAGCTTTGAGAAACTGCTAAACTCCTTCGGAAGAAGGCTTAACGATGGTTGAAAGCAACTTTGTTctctaa
Above is a window of Prunus persica cultivar Lovell chromosome G2, Prunus_persica_NCBIv2, whole genome shotgun sequence DNA encoding:
- the LOC109947210 gene encoding rust resistance kinase Lr10-like isoform X1, which gives rise to MASTCRICVLVIVSVFLLGFSALFVYILYGLVCITGTSITKSHGSPESPESPDKCVPSACGNINNIISPFRLANDTDQSNCTNWDYYNYNLYCDYNLTVLTIDWGKYYVQAINYDNFTIRVVDPGIRNNDFSSIPRYSLSIYNLTSHLRLASSTTPITFFKCAKAVNSSVMRTYNYVKHGNITASNMEDGCRIEWTTLMSKSFLYEKERNFSYHDIHSALGYGFELQFRFLKTRRRFVIYNWKILGTYFLIKSIFGVPFLAAFLIYKRRRMHLSMYSSIEDFLQSDNNLIPIRYSYSDIKKMTSRFNEKLGEGGYGSVFKGKLRSGRFVAVKMLEKPKANGQDFISEVATIGRIHHFNMVQLVGYCVEGSKRALIYNFMPNGSLDKYIYCKEGSNPLSCRKMYEISLGVAQGIEYLHQGCDMQILHFDIKPHNILLDENFIPKISDFGLAKLYPVGNTIVSLTAARGTMGYMAPELFYKNIGGVSYKADVYSFGMLLMEMASRRKNLNTSIEHSSQIYFPLWVSNQFCMGKEFEMDDATEEEKKIIKKMIIAALWCIQLKPSDRPSMNKVIEMLEGEVECLQLPPKLLLCPQQEMPRDNLHGNSNPMCSNTELTCSTLSAR
- the LOC109947210 gene encoding rust resistance kinase Lr10-like isoform X3, which codes for MASTCRICVLVIAINYDNFTIRVVDPGIRNNDFSSIPRYSLSIYNLTSHLRLASSTTPITFFKCAKAVNSSVMRTYNYVKHGNITASNMEDGCRIEWTTLMSKSFLYEKERNFSYHDIHSALGYGFELQFRFLKTRRRFVIYNWKILGTYFLIKSIFGVPFLAAFLIYKRRRMHLSMYSSIEDFLQSDNNLIPIRYSYSDIKKMTSRFNEKLGEGGYGSVFKGKLRSGRFVAVKMLEKPKANGQDFISEVATIGRIHHFNMVQLVGYCVEGSKRALIYNFMPNGSLDKYIYCKEGSNPLSCRKMYEISLGVAQGIEYLHQGCDMQILHFDIKPHNILLDENFIPKISDFGLAKLYPVGNTIVSLTAARGTMGYMAPELFYKNIGGVSYKADVYSFGMLLMEMASRRKNLNTSIEHSSQIYFPLWVSNQFCMGKEFEMDDATEEEKKIIKKMIIAALWCIQLKPSDRPSMNKVIEMLEGEVECLQLPPKLLLCPQQEMPRDNLHGNSNPMCSNTELTCSTLSAR
- the LOC109947210 gene encoding rust resistance kinase Lr10-like isoform X2, which translates into the protein MASTCRICVLVIVSVFLLGFSALFVYILYGLVCITGTSITKSHGSPESPESPDKCVPSACGNINNIISPFRLANDTDQSNCTNWDYYNYNLYCDYNLTVLTIDWGKYYVQAINYDNFTIRVVDPGIRNNDFSSIPRYSLSIYNLTSHLRLASSTTPITFFKCAKAVNSSVMRTYNYVKHGNITASNMEDGCRIEWTTLMIIYNWKILGTYFLIKSIFGVPFLAAFLIYKRRRMHLSMYSSIEDFLQSDNNLIPIRYSYSDIKKMTSRFNEKLGEGGYGSVFKGKLRSGRFVAVKMLEKPKANGQDFISEVATIGRIHHFNMVQLVGYCVEGSKRALIYNFMPNGSLDKYIYCKEGSNPLSCRKMYEISLGVAQGIEYLHQGCDMQILHFDIKPHNILLDENFIPKISDFGLAKLYPVGNTIVSLTAARGTMGYMAPELFYKNIGGVSYKADVYSFGMLLMEMASRRKNLNTSIEHSSQIYFPLWVSNQFCMGKEFEMDDATEEEKKIIKKMIIAALWCIQLKPSDRPSMNKVIEMLEGEVECLQLPPKLLLCPQQEMPRDNLHGNSNPMCSNTELTCSTLSAR